From a single Struthio camelus isolate bStrCam1 chromosome 31, bStrCam1.hap1, whole genome shotgun sequence genomic region:
- the LOC138063015 gene encoding uncharacterized protein, with translation MPPPADTESARAPGPRGRRLLPPFAAAAVGAAALGAAAAAATLLALLRVPPAPQVSVQVSVWMSVGVSVHPSGCPSVQVYIQASICLGVHKCVRPHVHPSECSSECLFIQLSSHLGVCLGVCLFRCLSTYLSIWESIYLSAWVSVWVYIHLGVHLATQLSVCLSIWGGSVCPSGGPSICAFRCPSLPLPVYPSGGLCAHPEGTHLSTGPGLSPGSKGFLSVWCAPCHASVSPSLKGVNDLPPHPGSAVGTPQNPLQELWKVPKSQAKNLRQLQTSPLPTPGWGDGTRDAWTLPADTHSPLAQGATAAHVLLSAGSLVVPSQLAWRYEEGISGVFISGDVQPAAQGLRVDAGGLYLLYGQFALTCTEAPCPAGAVTLQVLRAGSTRPLLAVPLALTPGLEPARSGLTQAVGHLQAGDVLSLALAGKLPGDSWQLAQDDREGNFVGMIRIATD, from the exons ATGCCGCCGCCCGCCGACACCGAGAGcgcgcgggcgccggggccgcggggccgccgcctgctgccgccgttcgccgccgccgccgtcggggccgccgcgctcggcgccgccgccgccgccgccaccctccTGGCGCTGCTGCGCGTCCCCCCCGCGCCGCAG GTGTCTGTCCAGGTGTCCGTCTGGATGTCTGTTGGggtgtctgtccatccatctgg GTGTCCATCTGTCCAGGTGTACATCCAGGCATCCATCTGTCTGGGTGTCCACAAGTGTGTCCGTCCTCATGTTCATCCATCTGAGTGTTCCTCTGAGTGTCTGTTCATCCAG TTGTCCAGCCATCTTGGTGTCTGTCTGGGTGTCTGTCTTTTCAGGTGTCTGTCCACATACTTGTCCATCTGGGAGtccatctatctatctgcttGGGTGTCTGTCTGGGTGTACATCCATCTGGGTGTCCATCTAGCCACCcagctatctgtctgtctgtccatctggGGGGGGTCCGTGTGTCCATCTGGGGGTCCATCCATCTGTGCATTCAGGTGTCCATCCCTCCCGCTGCCTGTCTATCCATCTGGGGGTTTGTGTGCCCATCCAGAAGGGACACATCTGTCCACTGGTCCGGGACTGTCCCCTGGGTCCAAGGGATTTCTGTCTGTCTGGTGTGCCCCctgccatgcctcagtttccccatccctaaAAGGGGTGAATGACCTTCCCCCCCATCCTGGTAGTGCTGTGGGgaccccccaaaatcccctcCAGGAGCTCTGGAAAGTCCCCAAATCCCAAGCCAAAAACCTCCGGCAGCTCCAGACTTCCCCTTTGCCCAcaccggggtggggggatggAACCAGGGATGCCTGGACCCTTCCTGCTGACACCCACTCTCCTCTCGCTCAGGGTGCCACAGCCGCCCACGTGCTGCTCAGTGCTG GCTCACTGGTGGtgccctcgcagctggcctggcGGTACGAGGAAGGCATCAGCGGCGTCTTCATCAGCGGGGATGTGCAGCCAGCGGCGCAGGGGCTGCGGGTGGACGCAGGCGGGCTCTACCTCCTCTACGGCCAGTTTGCCCTGACGTGTACAGAGGCCCCATGTCCCGCCGGTGCCGTGACTCTCCAGGTCCTCCGGGCTGGCTCAACACGGCCGTTGCTGGCTGTGCCGTTGGCTTTGAccccagggctggagccagcTCGCTCGGGACTGACGCAAGCCGTGGGACACCTGCAGGCCGGCGACGTCCTCAGCCTGGCGCTGGCTGGCAAGCTGCCTGGGGACAGCTGGCAGCTGGCTCAGGATGACCGTGAGGGCAACTTTGTGGGCATGATCCGCATTGCCACTGACTGA